Proteins from a genomic interval of Trichoderma breve strain T069 chromosome 2, whole genome shotgun sequence:
- a CDS encoding autophagy protein apg6 domain-containing protein translates to MHCQKCRQPLKLDSSLDDLNPAAYDLLVSTSSSQTATKASTPRPSVLQAQEQSRKSLYDKVSQNATAPTFKRYRGGQPRDATMSFIYLTESQVGHPLSPQQQQKERAIIPPRRRGSSTNGAPEDEPQANKGDDLDKINRLFEILSARSDIDHPVCVDCTELLVEGLQKKLDSASKERDAYVQYLKDVQSNRPSEEDVKAWKEALKKAEKDKAAAMEELKRLEAEKDTLDEEIWALEEESRQLDKEEENFWRERNAFATKMADFQAERDSINAKYNNDSQLLEKLQRSNVYNDTFCISHDGSFATINGLRLGRLSNKPVDWPEVNAAWGHALLLLVTVADKLGYRFQGYEPVPLGSTSKIIRYELPNPASSRLGGRTMHAPPKKQVLELYSSGDMPLGLTFMHRKFDTAMVGFLELVRQLGVFVQQQTESTGVPLTLPYKIEGDKIGDTSIKLGIAQDDGWTKACKLTLTCCKFLLAHASNVTSNARNGT, encoded by the exons ATGCATTGCCAAAAGTGCCGCCAGCCGTTGAAGCTGGACAGCTCTCTCGACGACCTCAACCCAGCCGCATATGATCTCCTTGTTT CCACATCGTCTTCACAAACAGCGACCAAAGCCTCAACCCCGCGACCATCAGTactccaagctcaagaacAATCACGAAAGTCACTCTACGATAAAGTATCGCAAAATGCTACCGCGCCGACCTTCAAGCGATACCGGGGTGGCCAGCCCCGCGACGCTACAATGTCCTTCATCTATCTCACCGAGTCACAAGTTGGGCATCCTCTATcacctcagcagcagcagaaagaaCGAGCAATAATCCCCCCGCGCCGACGAGGATCTAGCACAAATGGAGCCCCAGAAGACGAGCCCCAGGCAAATAAAGGAGATGACTTGGACAAGATAAACCGGCTATTCGAAATATTGTCCGCCAGGTCCGACATCGATCACCCAGTCTGTGTGGATTGTACCGAACTACTAGTGGAAGGCCTCCAAAAGAAACTCGATTCCGCATCCAAGGAAAGAGACGCATATGTCCAATACCTGAAAGATGTCCAAAGTAATCGACCGAGTGAAGAGGACGTCAAGGCTTGGAAAGAAGCTctgaagaaggcagagaaagACAAGGCCGCTGCAATGGAGGAGCTGAAAAGGCTGGAAGCTGAGAAGGATACCTTGGATGAGGAGATATGGGCATTAGAGGAGGAGTCTCGACAGCtggacaaagaagaggagaacTTTTGGAGGGAAAGGAACGCCTTTGCCACCAAAATGGCAGACTTCCAGGCTGAGCGCGACAGCATAAATGCGAAGTATAACAATGACTCGCAGCTGCTTGAGAAGCTACAACGATCCAATGTCTACAACGACACCTTTTGCATCAGCCACGACGGGAGCTTTGCTACCATCAACGGCTTGCGCCTAGGCAGGCTCTCCAATAAACCTGTGGATTGGCCAGAAGTCAATGCCGCTTGGGGCCATGCGCTGCTCCTGCTGGTGACAGTTGCTGATAAGCTTGGGTATAGATTCCAAGGGTACGAACCGGTGCCGTTGGGGAGTACCTCCAAAATCATCCGGTACGAGCTGCCAAACCCAGCATCCAGTAGGTTAGGAGGCCGGACAATGCATGCGCCCCCAAAGAAACAGGTCCTAGAGTTGTACAGCTCAGGAGACATGCCGCTTGGGCTCACGTTTATGCACCGCAAATTCGATACTGCAATGGTTGGTTTCCTCGAGCTAGTTCGGCAACTGGGCGTCTTTGTTCAACAGCAAACAGAGTCAACGGGCGTCCCATTGACTCTTCCGTACAAGATCGAAGGAGACAAGATTGGGGATACCAGTATCAAGCTCGGTATTGCGCAGGACGATGGATGGACAAAAGCATGCAAACTCACGCTCACATGCTGCAAGTTTCTGCTAGCCCATGCTAGCAATGTGACTTCAAATGCGAGAAACGGCACCTAG
- a CDS encoding ABC transporter domain-containing protein produces MSHQLVLGVVANSDPLGHLVLPLSIAGSAVIGLLSLPAVFALLAQIRNRTPKDNFYQDIDGTSTPEAVASFSNKWPKVAILLLSLTSFGPSLALSVLSSLRLKEDDLFVSNWLISAALATIAIQAICIFAHRSPVKSHDLGIWAFHSTWLSTAVLILQSLHALQLGASKNDTVFILRLVSLGATIPLLFATISLPRRPDIFHNDKPVDAQFTSSVLSRYTWSWGESIAKLAAKKGDLDEKDVPGPDHNFRARDLVDEWRSFEFKGTLLKNLLRAYLPLFLFQWTVTVARSVVGLGPFWAMLRVIELLERRSEERPMGQILAYILSLAIFSLLGQWMQGWVNWFSMYKTSIPLRGQLSALIFEKSLKRKNVKMAEKEPPKTDDDEAQKDDKKSEEEDTVLKSRQAIVNLVGVDVRHVSNLAAFQFFIISSFANLFVYCGFLLKLIGFLPFAAGILAWALVLPINTYFTKKYMKCQAKLMKDRDAKLAVVNEALLGMRQIKFSALESQWEKRIQEMREQELTTLKNTFIADSVLFGCWVISPIFLAAASLVVYAILHGDLSPSIAFVSISIFKSLEVTLGALPELLTTSVDSLVSIKRIDTYLSGPEMKKILSEGPDVAFDNATVSWPVDAETPDEDRFILKNVNLSFPAGELSVISGKTGTGKSLLLSAILGEVDLLNGAIYAPPTAAPLERNDHKAHPGNWILPGSIAYVAQTPWLESASFRDNILFGLPFDEPRYQKVLEICALKKDLEILPDGDKTELGANGINLSGGQKWRVTLARAIYSRAEILVMDDIFSAVDAHVGRHIFEKCITGDICEGRTRILVTHHVALVQSKAKYLVELGEGTVLAAGLTSELAEDGTLERIKTHEQAPEEIQREEAAAEASTAVNSEDGSLTGVDGISTESTVEGGEPAKDKAAKDFIEKETRDKGQVKSRIYLTYLRHSGGWIFWIVLALLFTSFEVSNLARNWWVKIWTSGSESQVDVMHTFEVEQKHGLAYGLTLEHSPFHVTSSNLRNTQSGEHGVTYYLLVYVALSGASAILGTIRFVWSFIMSIRASRTLFNQILFTVLRTPLRWLDTVPVGRILNRLTSDFDIIDNRLNLDFGMVLWRGLGLVGICVAAALVSPYILPMAFVLVFFATSVATRYMAGARPMKRLESTSKSPVFEQFNATLSGVATLRAYQKTQVYVDRMHGHLDTWDSVSIYGALFNRWMAFRMALIGTAFSSIVGIVVALSPYIDAAMAGFTLAFAVDFSGNILMTLWCYTNLELDMNATERVVEYADLKTEPLGGEKASAAWPTSGDIEVKDLEVGYAEDLPAVLKNVSFNVKNNERVGVIGRTGAGKSSLTLALFRFLEARSGTILIDGVDISKIDLHSLRSKLAIIPQDPVLFSGSVRSNLDPFNERTDEELRESLHRVHLVDSQPVTPANEPSSAAVSTASPVNANIFRDLSSGIAESGGNLSQGQRQLLCMARAIVSRPKIMVLDEATSAVDMATDTLIQRSIREEFTDSTLIVIAHRLSTIADFDRILVLSEGTVAEFGTPKELWEKEGSIFRDMCEHSGEKDKLRETILGK; encoded by the exons ATGTCGCATCAGCTTGTGCTCGGCGTCGTCGCCAATTCGGACCCCCTGGGCCACCTGGTGCTGCCGCTCTCCATTGCTGGCTCAGCTGTTATTgggcttctctctctgcctgctgtgtttgctcttcttgctcagaTTCGCAATCGAACCCCAAAGGACAACTTTTACCAAGATATCGATGGTACCAGTACACCCGAGGCCGttgcttctttctccaaTAAATGGCCCAAAGTTGCGATTCTTCTCTTGTCCCTGACAAGCTTCGGTCCATCCCTTGCCCTGTCCGTCCTATCCAGCCTTCGCCTAAAGGAAGACGACTTGTTTGTTTCCAACTGGCTGATTTCCGCTGCTCTT GCCACCATTGCCATCCAGGCCATTTGCATCTTTGCTCATCGGTCTCCAGTCAAGTCCCATGATCTTGGCATTTGGGCATTCCATTCGACCTGGCTTAGCACTGCAGTCCTTATTCTCCAGTCTCTCCACGCTTTGCAGCTGGGAGCTTCTAAGAACGACACCGTCTTCATTCTTCGGCTGGTCAGCTTGGGGGCTACCATTCCGTTGCTATTTGCTACCATTTCGCTCCCGCGACGGCCGGATATTTTCCACAATGACAAACCGGTGGACGCACAATTCACATCATCTGTCCTGAGCCGATACACTTGGTCCTGGGGAGAATCCATAGCAAAGCTGGCTGCGAAGAAGGGTGATCTGGACGAAAAGGATGTTCCGGGGCCTGATCACAACTTCAGAGCTCGTGATCTGGTCGACGAATGGCGCAGCTTTGAATTCAAGGGCACACTCCTCAAGAACCTTCTTCGAGCTTACTTGCCTCTTTTCCTGTTCCAATGGACTGTCACAGTTGCCCGCTCTGTTGTTGGCCTGGGACCGTTTTGGGCCATGTTGCGAGTAATTGAGCTCTTAGAACGACGATCAGAGGAACGGCCAATGGGCCAAATATTGGCGtatattctctctcttgccattttctctctccttggACAG TGGATGCAAGGATGGGTCAACTGGTTTTCGATGTACAAGACGTCCATCCCTCTCCGAGGCCAGCTTTCGGCTCTTATTTTCGAAAAGTCCTTGAAACGTAAAAATGTCAAAATGGCGGAGAAAGAACCGCCAAAGacagacgacgacgaggcccagaaagatgacaagaaatccgaggaagaagatacCGTTTTGAAGTCGCGCCAGGCCATCGTGAACCTTGTCGGTGTCGATGTTCGACATGTATCCAACCTCGCCGCTTTCCAATTTTTTATCATCAGCAGCTTCGCAAATCTTTTCGTTTATTGCGGATTCCTCCTAAAATTGATCGGTTTCTTGCCCTTCGCTGCTGGCATTTTGGCCTGGGCCCTCGTCTTGCCAATCAACACTTATTTCACAAAGAAGTACATGAAATGCCAGGCCAAGCTCATGAAGGATCGTGATGCCAAGCTAGCTGTTGTCAACGAAGCCCTGCTGGGCATGCGCCAAATCAAGTTTTCGGCTTTGGAGAGTCAATGGGAGAAGCGTATTcaagagatgagagagcaGGAGCTTACAACTTTGAAGAACACTTTTATCGCTGATTCTGTTTTGTTCGGATGCTGGGTCATTAGCCCAATTTTCCTTGCCGCCGCTTCGCTGGTCGTCTACGCCATTTTGCATGGTGACCTGTCCCCGTCGATTGCTTTTGTCAGTATCAGCATTTTCAAGAGCCTTGAAGTCACTCTTGGAGCTCTGCCGGAACTCCTTACCACTTCTGTTGATTCACTTGTCTCAATTAAGAGAATTGATACATACCTTAGCGGCcctgagatgaagaaaattcTGTCCGAAGGACCAGATGTGGCGTTCGACAATGCTACCGTTTCCTGGCCTGTCGATGCTGAAACCCCCGACGAAGATCGCTTCATTCTCAAAAATGTCAACCTGTCTTTCCCTGCTGGAGAACTGTCCGTTATATCTGGCAAAACTGGAACAGGAAAGAGTCTGCTGCTTTCCGCCATCCTCGGCGAGGTTGATCTTCTAAACGGAGCCATCTATGCGCCACCAACTGCAGCACCTCTTGAGCGTAATGACCACAAAGCTCATCCTGGAAACTGGATTCTTCCTGGCAGCATTGCATACGTGGCTCAGACACCTTGGCTCGAAAGTGCATCTTTCCGAGACAATATCCTGTTCGGTCTCCCCTTTGACGAGCCCAGATACCAAAAAGTCCTTGAAATTTGCGCACTGAAGAAGGATCTCGAAATCTTACCTGATGGTGACAAGACGGAGCTTGGAGCTAATGGAATCAACTTGAGTGGCGGCCAGAAGTGGAGAGTAACATTGGCCCGAGCCATCTACTCACGAGCCGAGATTCTGGTTATGGACGATATTTTTAGCGCTGTTGACGCCCATGTTGGTCGACACATCTTTGAAAAGTGCATTACTGGTGATATCTGTGAAGGACGCACCCGAATTTTGGTTACTCACCACGTGGCGCTTGTGCAATCAAAGGCCAAATACCTGGTTGAACTTGGCGAGGGCACTGTTTTAGCAGCTGGCCTGACATCTGAGCTTGCTGAGGACGGCACTCTCGAACGGATCAAGACCCATGAACAAGCCCCGGAGGAGATTCAGAGGGAAGAAGCGGCTGCTGAGGCCTCAACAGCGGTCAACTCGGAAGACGGATCTCTTACTGGCGTGGATGGAATCTCAACTGAAAGCACCGTAGAAGGAGGAGAACCGGCTAAAGATAAGGCTGCCAAAGACTTCATTGAGAAAGAGACTCGCGATAAAGGACAAGTTAAGAGCCGCATCTATCTGACCTATCTACGGCACAGTGGTGGCTGGATATTCTGGATTGTCCTCGCCTTGCTATTCACCAGCTTCGAGGTAAGCAACCTCGCTCGCAATTGGTGGGTGAAAATCTGGACTTCAGGAAGTGAAAGCCAAGTCGATGTGATGCATACATTTGAAGTTGAGCAGAAACATGGCCTTGCTTATGGTCTCACTTTGGAGCATAGCCCTTTCCATGTCACTTCTTCCAATCTGCGGAACACCCAGTCGGGAGAGCACGGCGTAACCTATTACCTGTTGGTCTATGTTGCTCTGTCGGGCGCCAGCGCCATTTTGGGAACAATTCGATTCGTCTGGTCTTTCATCATGAGCATCAGGGCTAGTAGGACCCTTTTCAACCAGATTCTCTTTACGGTTCTCCGAACTCCTCTGCGGTGGCTTGACACAGTCCCTGTCGGCCGGATTCTTAACCGCCTCACATCTGATTTTGACATCATCGACAATCGCCTCAACCTTGATTTCGGAATGGTGCTTTGGCGTGGTTTGGGCCTCGTGGGCATctgtgttgctgctgctctcgtTTCGCCCTATATCCTTCCCATGGCATtcgtcttggtcttcttcgCTACTTCGGTAGCCACACGATACATGGCTGGTGCTAGACCTATGAAGAGACTTGAAAGCACATCCAAGTCACCCGTCTTTGAGCAGTTCAATGCGACTTTGTCGGGCGTTGCGACTCTTCGAGCCTATCAAAAGACTCAGGTATATGTGGATCGTATGCATGGCCACCTCGATACCTGGGACTCTGTAAGCATTTACGGTGCTCTGTTCAACCGATGGATGGCCTTCCGCATGGCCCTGATCGGCACTGCCTTTAGCTCCATCGTCGGCATTGTTGTTGCTCTGTCTCCCTACATtgacgccgccatggctggttTCACTCTGGCGTTTGCTGTTGACTTTTCCGGTAATATTCTCATGACTCTTTGGTGTTATACCAACTTGGAGCTGGATATGAATGCTACTGAGCGTGTTGTTGAATACGCGGACCTCAAGACGGAGCCGCTGGGCGGAGAGAAGGCTTCTGCGGCTTGGCCTACATCCGGAGATATCGAGGTCAAGGATCTTGAAGTTGGCTATGCTGAAGACCTTCCAGCTGTCTTGAAGAATGTTTCATTCAACGTAAAGAACAACGAGAGAGTTGGAGTTATTGGTCGTACTGGCGCTGGAAAGTCATCGCTTACCCTGGccctcttccgcttcttggAGGCTCGATCTGGAACTATCTTGATCGATGGCGTAGACATCTCCAAGATTGACCTTCACAGCCTCCGCTCTAAATTGGCCATCATTCCTCAG GACCCTGTATTGTTCTCTGGCTCTGTCAGGAGCAACCTCGATCCCTTCAATGAGCGTACTGACGAGGAACTCCGCGAGTCGCTTCACCGTGTTCACTTGGTCGACTCTCAACCAGTCACGCCAGCCAACGAGCCATCCTCCGCCGCCGTTTCAACTGCATCTCCAGTCAACGCCAACATCTTCCGTGATCTCTCAAGCGGCATTGCCGAGTCTGGCGGTAATCTGTCCCAAGGCCAGCGCCAGCTCCTCTGTATGGCCCGCGCCATTGTTTCACGGCCCAAGATCATGGTGCTCGACGAGGCCACCTCGGCCGTGGATATGGCAACCGACACTCTTATCCAGCGCAGCATCCGCGAGGAGTTCACTGACAGCACGCTCATCGTGATTGCGCACCGTCTTAGCACGATTGCGGATTTCGACCGTATTCTTGTGCTTAGCGAGGGTACTGTGGCGGAATTCGGAACGCCAAAGGAGCTTTGGGAAAAGGAAGGGAGCATTTTTAGGGATATGTGTGAGCACAGTGGTGAGAAGGATAAACTACGCGAAACGATCTTGGGGAAATAG
- a CDS encoding DNA polymerase ligase (LigD) domain-containing protein has product MQQSRKRPPNPDLVPNPLIKKRNLTWSIDSPSSHPHPHPYRPASPSISTASIPSGRPTAGTTAEIESGAVEIPDHLARFSSTLSSHLRPTSAGVPQLSVSSYSHLYQSCQGSPRGAHFVVHQHDHPVAGPHYDLRLQINETSSVSWAIMYGLPGDANSSRPSRNATETRIHCLWNHLVETASPETGSLLIWDTGTYSILPRPSKHAPTRDPSSPLASHQSQSASASPAPSQTAQSLLHAAFQDRKIRLRLHGVKLPDPYVINLRLTKSEDAAGRSRGLKRRAAGTIRRRRGRTTRAQPQERETSSSSSSSSSGEADDDDGHDLDDEKPQTEATDDPSVSEQQDAQIRLTNAYPGASNTIGSIHQRRWYLSLDRHACGFTEKRRRGRSSIWEPPPAESPSTSEPGPSRLSFPFYVRGPQFEQSVVTGRRGEDVLRDEGVTTFIPRKGWMPVMK; this is encoded by the exons ATGCAGCAATCACGCAAACGGCCTCCCAACCCCGACCTCGTGCCCAATCCCCTCATCAAGAAGCGCAACCTCACCTGGTCCATCGACTctccctcatctcatccccatccccatccttATCGTCCTGCTTCTCCCAGCATCTCGACCGCCTCCATCCCCTCCGGCAGACCCACCGCCGGCACCACCGCCGAGATCGAGTCCGGAGCCGTCGAGATACCCGACCATCTAGCACGCTTCTCATCAACTCTCTCCTCACATCTGCGCCCGACATCGGCTGGCGTCCCTCAGCTATCTGTCTCATCCTATTCGCACCTCTACCAGAGCTGCCAAGGGAGCCCCCGCGGTGCGCATTTCGTGGTGCACCAGCACGACCATCCCGTGGCCGGTCCGCACTACGACCTGCGTCTTCAGATCAACGAGACGAGCAGCGTCAGCTGGGCCATCATGTATGGGCTCCCTGGTGATGCTAACAGCAGCCGCCCGAGCCGCAATGCCACCGAGACTCGCATCCACTGTCTTTGG AATCACCTTGTCGAAACCGCGTCTCCAGAGACGGGCTCCCTCCTCATCTGGGACACGGGCACGTACTCGATTCTCCCACGCCCCAGCAAACATGCCCCTACTCGAGACCCCTCCTCGCCGCTAGCCTCTCACCAATCTCagtctgcatctgcatctccagctccctcACAGACGGCCCAATCTCTGCTTCACGCTGCCTTTCAGGACCGTAAGATCCGGCTGCGTCTCCACGGAGTAAAGCTCCCCGATCCCTACGTCATCAATCTCCGCCTGACCAAGTCGGAAGACGCCGCAGGGCGGTCTAGGGGCCTGAAAAGACGGGCTGCAGGTACTATTCGTAGGCGTCGAGGGAGAACGACACGGGCCCAGCCACAAGAGCGGGAaaccagctcttcttcttcttcttcttccagcggcgaggctgatgatgacgatggccatgacttggatgatgaaaagCCCCAAACCGAAGCCACTGACGATCCCTCTGTGAGCGAACAGCAAGACGCTCAAATCCGCCTCACAAACGCCTACCCCGGAGCCTCAAACACCATCGGCAGCATCCACCAACGAAGATGGTACCTCTCCCTAGACCGCCACGCATGTGGCTTTACAGAGAAGCGGCGTCGCGGCCGCAGTAGCATATGGGAGCCTCCTCCGGCAGAATCACCTTCAACCTCGGAACCAGGACCCTCGCGACTCTCGTTTCCGTTTTACGTCCGCGGGCCGCAGTTTGAACAGAGCGTGGTGAcggggagaagaggagaggacgTTCTGCGGGATGAAGGCGTGACTACCTTTATCCCGAGGAAAGGTTGGATGCCCGTGATGAAGTGA
- a CDS encoding ATPase family associated with various cellular activities (AAA) domain-containing protein — protein sequence MAEPRFVRDYVPRDYDRRRPIVRDYDREDSMSDGFEELGPRSLLPNPRRLKYAVDGEVPEILYTLNHVNQNRHFIGRLRSSKPFENVTSYEIKDDETDEGGELIKKPIFEIVTNVCIEGRSIDNNRHIVHPRRVNPNLDRPITAAFDNVDYRSDGYYTEEEQYYDPPGTPQVETPLMVIYSNHLLNALRAVIRYYPNINLNGKSVQISAPYRVLYHHRYELSEYRDNQPDEHSVEYAETTAHHIDVLLKFLATFDYFWLLLKPGRVIYVKKFDIWTPLVISSVSIGNRVHGGLDNYRLSCWSLESNGAKVGRFMESVIVTPWPGEQVISSLSVIPADFWKDDLEAQGGLPMREKMIEEGKLYWELLKRPTYMEYDGLLVNSGSGSRLPGGATGFMNGRVICDASGFDKFFESSPDWDGRRYPQPHRRRVTQDRSRENDGPFVGFEDLDPLCDTPPDNDLFYFVLSKTIPGFILGTRRWGNLHVANLSPVKPDKEAFKYLVLDDDIKMTVRALIGQYTTGVDGQVAPWGNDFIRNKGEGRIFLLHGAPGVGKTCTAECIAELTNRPLISLTSGDLSVDSFRVESNLNYFLELGQRYGALVLLDEADVYLERRRAKNISRNGLVSVFLRALEYYRGVLFLTTNRVRSFDTAFLSRIHVALHYKNLGDEERERIWTHNFDRLDRDSRGKIRVAIAAREFVWSSQEVRALKWNGREIRNAMQTALALAESDSNEEGLQTITIGEKHIRAVVKMSKGFKDYIKSVGPLDSDDVDYDGDGDDEAFNE from the exons atggctgaACCTCGCTTCGTTCGGGACTATGTGCCTCGGGACTATGATCGCCGTAGGCCCATCGTTCGGGATTACGACCGCGAGGACAGCATGAGCGATGGTTTCGAAGAGCTAGGACCGCGTAGTTTGTTGCCTAACCCGCGACGACTCAAGTATGCCGTCGACGGCGAGGTTCCTGAGATCCTCTATACCCTTAACCATGTTAACCAGAATAGACATTTCATTGGGC GCTTGCGAAGCTCCAAACCATTTGAGAACGTGACTAGCTACGAAATCAAGGATGATGAAACCGACGAGGGTGGCGAACTTATCAAAAAGCCCATCTTTGAGATTGTTACCAATGTGTGCATTGAGGGGAGGAGCATTGATAACAACAGACACATAGTTCATCCTCGTCGGGTAAATCCTAACTTGGATCGACCCATCACAGCGGCTTTTGACAACGTCGACTATCGAAGCGATGGCTATTATACCGAGGAAGAGCAATATTATGACCCGCCGGGAACTCCTCAAGTAGAGACCCCTCTCATGGTCATCTATTCTAATCATCTCCTCAATGCTCTTAGAGCTGTCATCCGATACTACCCGaacatcaacctcaatgGGAAGTCGGTCCAGATCAGCGCACCCTACCGTGTACTCTACCATCATCGCTATGAGCTGTCCGAGTATCGTGATAACCAGCCTGATGAGCATAGCGTTGAGTATGCTGAGACCACGGCGCACCACATTGATGTTCTCCTCAAGTTTCTTG CCACATTTGACTATTTCTGGCTCCTTCTTAAGCCGGGTCGAGTCATCTACGTGAAGAAATTCGACATTTGGACGCCATTGGTTATTAGCAGTGTCAGCATTGGAAACCGTGTCCACGGTGGCCTGGACAACTATAGACTCAGCTGCTGGTCGCTGGAGTCCAATGGCGCCAAGGTCGGTCGATTCATGGAGAGTGTCATTGTGACTCCGTGGCCAGGCGAACAAGTTATCAGCTCCCTGTCTGTTATTCCTGCGGACTTTTGGAAAGACGACCTTGAAGCCCAAGGCGGCCTCCCAATGCGTGAAAAGATGATTGAAGAAGGCAAGCTATACTGGGAGCTCCTGAAGCGACCTACCTACATGGAGTATGATGGCCTTCTCGTCAACTCTGGCTCCGGCAGCAGACTTCCTGGTGGTGCGACTGGCTTCATGAACGGCCGTGTCATTTGCGATGCCTCGGGTTTCGACAAGTTCTTTGAGTCGTCCCCCGATTGGGATGGAAGGCGATatcctcaacctcatcgccgccgcgTGACTCAGG ATCGATCTAGGGAGAACGACGGCCCCTTTGTCGGATTTGAGGATCTCGATCCTCTATGCGACACTCCTCCCGACAACGACCTTTTTTACTTCGTTCTCAGCAAGACAATTCCAGGCTTCATCCTTGGTACTCGCCGCTGGGGAAATCTTCATGTTGCCAATCTCAGCCCAGTCAAGCCCGACAAGGAGGCTTTCAAGTATCTCGTCCTGGACGATGACATCAAGATGACCGTGAGGGCCCTCATCGGCCAATACACCACCGGCGTTGATGGCCAAGTGGCTCCCTGGGGCAACGACTTCATCCGCAACAAGGGCGAGGGTCGCATCTTCCTGCTCCACGGTGCGCCAGGTGTCGGAAAGACATGCACCGCCGAGTGTATCGCCGAGTTGACCAACCGTCCGCTCATTTCGCTCACCAGCGGCGATCTGAGCGTCGACTCATTCCGCGTCGAGTCCAACCTCAATTACTTCCTTGAGCTGGGCCAGCGCTACGGCGCCCTCGTCCTgctcgacgaggccgacgtCTATCTCGAGCGCCGCCGCGCAAAGAACATTTCCCGCAACGGCCTCGTCTCCGTCTTCCTTCGTGCCCTGGAGTACTACCGCGGCGTTCTCTTCCTCACCACCAACCGCGTCCGCTCCTTTGACACCGCTTTCCTCAGCCGCATCCACGTTGCGCTACACTACAAGAACCttggcgacgaggagcgcGAGCGCATCTGGACTCACAACTTTGACCGCCTGGACCGCGATTCCCGCGGTAAGATCCgcgttgccattgccgctCGCGAGTTCGTCTGGTCCAGCCAAGAGGTTCGCGCGCTCAAGTGGAACGGCCGAGAGATTCGCAACGCCATGCAGAcggcgctggcgctggccgAGAGTGATTCCAATGAGGAAGGTCTGCAGACCATTACTATCGGCGAAAAGCACATTCGCGCTGTGGTTAAGATGAGCAAGGGCTTCAAGGACTACATCAAGTCCGTGGGGCCCCTGGACTCCGACGATGTCGACtacgatggagatggcgatgatgaggctTTTAATGAGTGA